One region of Mangifera indica cultivar Alphonso chromosome 3, CATAS_Mindica_2.1, whole genome shotgun sequence genomic DNA includes:
- the LOC123210941 gene encoding glyoxylate/succinic semialdehyde reductase 2, chloroplastic isoform X2: MPLLLKFSFYSHSHSSHFLSSTAMAMCSSFCPQIPHRLKGKPFFSFSSKSKPLFLPFKLISSQASNVTAKDALSTRVGFLGLGIMGSPMAQNLLKAGCDVTVWNRTKSKCDPLINLGAKYMPSPEEVAASCDVTFAMLADPESAIDVACGKNGAANGIGPGKGYVDVSTVDGGTSKLISMQIKDTGALFLEAPVSGSKKPAEDGQLIFLTAGDKSLYDTVAPFLDIMGKSRFYLGDVGNGAAMKLVVNMIMGSMMASFSEGILLSEKVGLDPNVLVEVVSQGAISAPMYSLKGPSMTKSLYPTAFPLKHQQKDLRLALGLAESVSQPTPIAAAANELYKVAISHGLSDQDFSAVIEALKAKK, from the exons ATGCCTTTGTTGTTAAAATTCAGTTTTTACTCTCATTCTCACTCTTCCCACTTCTTATCGTCAACTGCCATGGCAATGTGTTCAAGCTTCTGTCCTCAGATCCCTCACCGTCTTAAAGGAAAacccttcttttctttttcctcaaaGTCAAAACCtttgtttcttcctttcaagCTCATCTCTTCTCAGGCATCAAATGTTACAGCTAAAG ATGCATTGTCAACTCGTGTTGGCTTTCTTGGTCTTGGAATTATGGGTTCTCCAATGGCACAAAATCTCTTAAAAGCTGG ATGTGACGTGACTGTTTGGAATAGGACCAAAAGCAAGTGTGATCCTCTCATCAACTTGGGTGCAAA ATATATGCCCTCTCCTGAGGAAGTTGCTGCATCTTGTGATGTCACATTTGCCATGCTTGCGGATCCTGAAAGTGCA ATTGATGTTGCCTGTGGCAAGAATGGAGCTGCAAATGGAATTGGTCCTGGCAAGGG GTATGTGGATGTTTCAACAGTTGATGGTGGTACCTCCAAGTTGATTAGTATGCAAATCAAAGATACTGGGGCATTATTTTTGGAG GCTCCCGTATCGGGCTCCAAGAAGCCAGCAGAAGATGGACAACTAATCTTCCTTACTGCTG GTGACAAGTCTCTTTATGACACAGTTGCTCCATTTTTAGACATTATGGGGAAG TCAAGATTTTACCTTGGTGATGTTGGAAACGGAGCAGCTATGAAACTTGTGGTCAACATGATCATGGGAAG CATGATGGCATCGTTTTCAGAAGGAATACTTCTCAGTGAGAAAGTGGGACTTGATCCAAATGTTCTAGTTGAGGTAGTTTCACAGGGTGCCATCAGTGCACCGATGTACTCACTTAAAGGTCCATCAATGACTAAATCACTCTACCCTACTGCATTTCCGTTAAAGCATCAGCAGAAG GATCTGCGACTTGCTTTAGGATTAGCAGAATCTGTTTCTCAGCCTACCCCTATTGCTGCAGCCGCGAATGAACTATATAAGGTGGCAATATCTCATGGCCTTAGTGACCAAGATTTTTCTGCAGTTATTGAAGCATTGAAAGCTAAAAAGTGA
- the LOC123210941 gene encoding glyoxylate/succinic semialdehyde reductase 2, chloroplastic isoform X1: protein MPLLLKFSFYSHSHSSHFLSSTAMAMCSSFCPQIPHRLKGKPFFSFSSKSKPLFLPFKLISSQASNVTAKADALSTRVGFLGLGIMGSPMAQNLLKAGCDVTVWNRTKSKCDPLINLGAKYMPSPEEVAASCDVTFAMLADPESAIDVACGKNGAANGIGPGKGYVDVSTVDGGTSKLISMQIKDTGALFLEAPVSGSKKPAEDGQLIFLTAGDKSLYDTVAPFLDIMGKSRFYLGDVGNGAAMKLVVNMIMGSMMASFSEGILLSEKVGLDPNVLVEVVSQGAISAPMYSLKGPSMTKSLYPTAFPLKHQQKDLRLALGLAESVSQPTPIAAAANELYKVAISHGLSDQDFSAVIEALKAKK from the exons ATGCCTTTGTTGTTAAAATTCAGTTTTTACTCTCATTCTCACTCTTCCCACTTCTTATCGTCAACTGCCATGGCAATGTGTTCAAGCTTCTGTCCTCAGATCCCTCACCGTCTTAAAGGAAAacccttcttttctttttcctcaaaGTCAAAACCtttgtttcttcctttcaagCTCATCTCTTCTCAGGCATCAAATGTTACAGCTAAAG cAGATGCATTGTCAACTCGTGTTGGCTTTCTTGGTCTTGGAATTATGGGTTCTCCAATGGCACAAAATCTCTTAAAAGCTGG ATGTGACGTGACTGTTTGGAATAGGACCAAAAGCAAGTGTGATCCTCTCATCAACTTGGGTGCAAA ATATATGCCCTCTCCTGAGGAAGTTGCTGCATCTTGTGATGTCACATTTGCCATGCTTGCGGATCCTGAAAGTGCA ATTGATGTTGCCTGTGGCAAGAATGGAGCTGCAAATGGAATTGGTCCTGGCAAGGG GTATGTGGATGTTTCAACAGTTGATGGTGGTACCTCCAAGTTGATTAGTATGCAAATCAAAGATACTGGGGCATTATTTTTGGAG GCTCCCGTATCGGGCTCCAAGAAGCCAGCAGAAGATGGACAACTAATCTTCCTTACTGCTG GTGACAAGTCTCTTTATGACACAGTTGCTCCATTTTTAGACATTATGGGGAAG TCAAGATTTTACCTTGGTGATGTTGGAAACGGAGCAGCTATGAAACTTGTGGTCAACATGATCATGGGAAG CATGATGGCATCGTTTTCAGAAGGAATACTTCTCAGTGAGAAAGTGGGACTTGATCCAAATGTTCTAGTTGAGGTAGTTTCACAGGGTGCCATCAGTGCACCGATGTACTCACTTAAAGGTCCATCAATGACTAAATCACTCTACCCTACTGCATTTCCGTTAAAGCATCAGCAGAAG GATCTGCGACTTGCTTTAGGATTAGCAGAATCTGTTTCTCAGCCTACCCCTATTGCTGCAGCCGCGAATGAACTATATAAGGTGGCAATATCTCATGGCCTTAGTGACCAAGATTTTTCTGCAGTTATTGAAGCATTGAAAGCTAAAAAGTGA